A window of the Rhodoluna limnophila genome harbors these coding sequences:
- a CDS encoding tautomerase family protein, with translation MPLVRIDLNPRYSAEQVQAIADGIHTAIVEVYGIPIRDRFQIINQPTLIIAEDAGLGFERTDGVVMIQIFTQRGRSDETKQALYARISEKLAEVEIAGEDIFIGYVENGPQDWSFGFGVAQYQTGELAVPSA, from the coding sequence ATGCCGCTGGTCCGTATTGACCTGAATCCGCGATACAGTGCCGAGCAGGTACAGGCAATTGCCGATGGAATTCACACCGCAATTGTCGAGGTTTACGGCATTCCTATTCGTGATCGTTTCCAGATAATCAATCAGCCAACGCTGATTATCGCTGAGGACGCCGGGCTGGGCTTCGAACGTACTGATGGTGTTGTGATGATTCAGATTTTCACCCAACGTGGGCGAAGCGATGAAACAAAGCAGGCTTTGTATGCACGCATTTCCGAAAAGCTAGCCGAGGTTGAGATCGCTGGCGAGGATATTTTTATCGGTTATGTAGAAAACGGCCCGCAGGATTGGTCCTTCGGGTTTGGCGTCGCACAGTATCAAACTGGGGAGTTGGCTGTTCCGTCCGCGTAG
- a CDS encoding TIM barrel protein, which translates to MKYQLGASAEMLFLELPFIERVNRIKDEGFLVEIWNWANKDLDALAKTGATFSSMTGYLTGDLITDDGAAELIRTAKLSLQAAEVIDSPRLNLHGTGLDENGQAIRQGTEVTPGDWAKAVDTLKRIAELGESAGRVFTLENLNLAVDHPGTPFAKAADTMELVKRVNSEHLKMNLDLYHAQIGEGNLVELVREALPYIGEIQVADVPGRCEPGTGEIYYPRIAAELESIGYDGVVALEGWAQADLSHALAEFRRLLTPQ; encoded by the coding sequence ATGAAGTATCAGTTGGGTGCATCCGCCGAGATGCTGTTTCTAGAGCTACCTTTTATTGAGCGCGTGAATCGCATCAAGGACGAAGGTTTTTTGGTTGAGATTTGGAATTGGGCCAATAAGGACCTGGATGCACTGGCAAAGACTGGCGCCACATTTTCATCGATGACCGGATATTTGACCGGAGACCTAATTACCGATGACGGTGCCGCAGAACTAATTAGGACAGCAAAACTCTCTTTGCAGGCTGCAGAGGTAATCGATTCTCCTCGTCTAAATCTTCACGGTACCGGCCTCGATGAGAATGGCCAGGCCATCCGTCAGGGAACCGAAGTGACTCCAGGCGACTGGGCAAAGGCCGTGGATACACTCAAGCGAATCGCTGAGCTTGGCGAATCTGCCGGCCGAGTCTTTACGCTCGAGAATTTGAACTTGGCTGTTGACCATCCGGGAACCCCTTTTGCAAAGGCCGCCGACACTATGGAGCTCGTAAAGCGGGTCAACAGTGAGCACCTAAAGATGAACCTGGATCTTTACCACGCTCAAATCGGTGAGGGAAACCTCGTTGAACTCGTGAGGGAAGCGCTGCCGTACATCGGTGAAATACAAGTAGCTGACGTGCCGGGTCGATGTGAGCCAGGAACGGGAGAGATCTATTACCCGCGCATTGCGGCCGAACTGGAGAGTATCGGATACGACGGAGTGGTTGCACTTGAGGGGTGGGCGCAAGCAGACTTGAGCCATGCCTTGGCAGAATTTAGGCGTTTGCTGACGCCTCAGTAA
- a CDS encoding sigma-70 family RNA polymerase sigma factor, protein MKQSDAEQKRLQIHEFEQQALPLMPQLYGAALRWTRNPSDAEDLVQETFAKAFVAWAQYQQGTNLKAWLYRIMTNTHINLYNKRAKDQAKGGLDELEDWQLGSAESVTAHSSRSAELEAIDNMPSETIKKALHAIPDEFRMVVYYAVVDGLPYAEIADIMHTPVGTVMSRLHRGKKLLRKLLAEYAVQEGYDVSESNKGEASNV, encoded by the coding sequence ATGAAGCAATCTGATGCAGAACAAAAGCGCCTCCAAATTCACGAATTTGAACAGCAGGCCCTACCACTCATGCCGCAACTTTACGGTGCAGCCTTGCGCTGGACTCGTAATCCATCTGACGCCGAGGATTTGGTTCAAGAGACCTTTGCCAAAGCGTTTGTAGCGTGGGCTCAGTACCAGCAAGGCACCAACCTAAAGGCCTGGCTGTACCGCATCATGACCAACACCCACATCAACTTGTACAACAAGCGGGCCAAAGATCAGGCCAAGGGTGGGTTAGACGAGCTAGAGGACTGGCAGCTCGGTTCAGCCGAGTCGGTCACAGCTCACTCGAGTCGGTCTGCCGAGCTCGAAGCCATTGACAATATGCCTTCAGAAACCATCAAGAAAGCACTTCACGCTATCCCAGATGAATTCAGAATGGTGGTGTACTACGCCGTAGTCGATGGCCTGCCTTATGCAGAGATTGCAGACATCATGCACACTCCAGTCGGAACAGTCATGAGCCGCCTTCACCGAGGTAAGAAGCTTCTTCGCAAGCTACTTGCTGAGTATGCGGTTCAAGAGGGCTACGACGTATCTGAATCCAACAAAGGGGAGGCCTCGAATGTCTAA
- a CDS encoding multifunctional oxoglutarate decarboxylase/oxoglutarate dehydrogenase thiamine pyrophosphate-binding subunit/dihydrolipoyllysine-residue succinyltransferase subunit, with protein sequence MSGNAENTNGENNFGANDWLVDEMYAQYQSNPDSVDKAWWPILENYHPTQTPHATASSASPAAPQVSAPTPAAQQVIPAEPQTIQAAPLVAKTTRVEARPQPIPAQAPVTEVITQVAEAEEAQDKVNVLKGMSKALATNMDASLQVPTATSVRTIPAKLLIDNRIVINSHLARTRGGKVSFTHIIGYAIIRALKEFPSQNVYYDIIDDKPAAVTPANINFGLAIDIPKEDGTRALLVPNIKRAQRLNFAEYLSAYEDLVKKARDNKLTAGDFAGSTVSLTNPGGIGTVHSVPRLMKGQGCIIGAGALDYPAEFQGMSDAQLSKLGVSKTITLTSTYDHRVIQGAGSGEFLKKIHELLLGARGFYDEIFADLRIPYEPVKWVTDFERNENDDRTKETRIQELINAYRVRGHLMADVDPLEYKQRSHEDLDILNHGLSLWDLDRTFKTGGFGGKAKAEFREIYKILRDSYCRTVGVEYMHIQDPAQRKWFQSKLERPYAKPTRDEQLRILEKLNEAEAFETFLQTKFVGQKRFSLEGGESTIAALDEILQEAADAQLEEVVIGMAHRGRLNVLTNVAGKTYGQVFKEFEGNTDTKTVQGSGDVKYHLGTEGVFTNMDGKQVKVSLAANPSHLEAVNPVVEGIVRAKLDRTDSVINNSFPVLPVVIHGDAAFAGQGVVPEVLNMSQLRGYKTGGTINIVINNQVGFTTPPGESRSTVYATDVAKGIQAPIFHVNGDDPEAVVRVARLAFEFRQEFKKDVVLDIICYRRRGHNEGDDPSMTQPLMYNLIEAKRSVRTLYLESLVGRGDITHEEFEAANAGFQTRLENAFVEVHEAMIAAPALPSRPVGIGTTASDQTGVAQATAISRAVVEQIGDAHNNQPPGFHVHPKLQQLLTKRVEMSREGGIDWGFGELLALGSLLIEGKTVRMAGQDSRRGTFVQRHAVFHDRENGQEWMPLRNLSADQAKFYIYDSLLSEYAAMGYEYGYAVENKDALVLWEAQFGDFANGAQTIIDEFISSAEQKWNQHSGVVLLLPHGYEGQGPDHSSARIERYLQLCAENNMTVAQPSTPASHFHLLRRQAYSTPKRPLIVFTPKSMLRLKSAASSVEDFTNGTFQPVIDDQQGLDRNAVKRVLFCSGKIYWDLLAEAQKRNDGTTAIVRVEQLYPTPVDEIKATYAQYPNAELVWVQDEPANQGPWTYIGLFLPRYMDGKVAKLVSRPASASPATGSAKRHAVEQADLIARAFSI encoded by the coding sequence CTGTCAGGCAACGCTGAGAACACAAATGGCGAAAACAATTTCGGAGCCAATGACTGGCTAGTGGACGAAATGTACGCCCAGTATCAGTCGAACCCCGATTCGGTCGATAAGGCTTGGTGGCCAATTCTCGAGAACTACCACCCAACCCAAACACCTCATGCCACCGCGTCGAGCGCAAGTCCAGCCGCTCCGCAGGTTAGTGCGCCGACCCCGGCCGCCCAGCAGGTTATTCCAGCTGAACCGCAGACCATTCAAGCCGCTCCCCTAGTGGCAAAAACCACCCGCGTTGAGGCCCGCCCTCAGCCAATTCCAGCGCAGGCCCCGGTTACCGAAGTTATTACTCAGGTCGCTGAAGCTGAAGAGGCACAGGACAAGGTCAACGTTCTAAAGGGCATGTCAAAGGCCCTAGCAACCAACATGGATGCTTCGCTTCAGGTTCCGACCGCAACCTCGGTTCGAACTATTCCGGCCAAACTTTTGATTGACAACCGCATTGTGATCAACAGCCACTTGGCTCGAACCCGTGGCGGCAAGGTTTCCTTCACCCACATCATCGGTTACGCGATCATCCGCGCTCTAAAAGAGTTTCCAAGCCAAAACGTCTACTACGACATCATCGATGACAAGCCAGCTGCGGTAACGCCTGCGAACATCAATTTTGGACTCGCGATCGACATTCCAAAAGAAGACGGCACCCGTGCACTTTTGGTTCCAAACATCAAGCGCGCTCAGCGACTCAACTTTGCCGAGTACCTAAGCGCCTACGAAGACCTGGTCAAGAAGGCACGTGACAACAAGTTGACCGCCGGTGATTTTGCCGGCTCAACAGTTTCACTGACCAACCCGGGTGGAATCGGAACTGTTCATTCGGTACCTCGTCTAATGAAGGGCCAGGGCTGCATTATCGGCGCCGGCGCATTGGACTACCCGGCTGAGTTCCAGGGAATGTCTGACGCTCAGCTGTCAAAGTTGGGTGTCAGCAAGACCATCACGCTAACTTCAACCTACGACCACCGTGTTATCCAAGGCGCTGGTTCAGGTGAATTCCTCAAGAAGATCCACGAACTCCTACTGGGCGCTCGTGGCTTCTACGACGAAATCTTTGCCGACCTTCGTATTCCTTACGAGCCGGTCAAATGGGTCACCGACTTCGAGCGAAACGAAAACGACGACCGCACCAAAGAGACCCGAATCCAGGAACTAATCAACGCCTACCGCGTTCGAGGTCACTTGATGGCTGATGTTGATCCGCTTGAGTACAAGCAGCGCTCGCACGAGGATCTTGACATTTTGAACCACGGTTTGAGCCTCTGGGACCTGGACCGAACCTTCAAGACCGGCGGTTTTGGCGGCAAGGCCAAGGCTGAGTTCCGCGAGATTTACAAGATTCTGCGTGACAGCTACTGCCGCACCGTTGGTGTTGAGTACATGCACATTCAGGACCCAGCCCAGCGCAAGTGGTTCCAGTCCAAGCTTGAGCGCCCATACGCCAAGCCGACTCGTGACGAGCAGTTGCGCATTCTTGAAAAGCTGAATGAAGCCGAGGCTTTTGAAACTTTCTTGCAGACCAAGTTTGTTGGGCAAAAGCGCTTCAGCCTTGAGGGCGGCGAGTCCACCATCGCAGCTCTAGATGAAATCTTGCAAGAGGCCGCCGATGCTCAGCTTGAAGAAGTTGTGATTGGTATGGCTCACCGTGGCCGCCTAAACGTTCTAACCAACGTTGCCGGCAAGACCTACGGTCAGGTCTTCAAAGAATTTGAAGGTAACACCGACACCAAGACAGTTCAGGGCTCGGGTGACGTTAAGTACCACCTTGGCACCGAGGGTGTTTTCACCAACATGGACGGCAAGCAGGTTAAAGTTTCACTTGCCGCCAACCCATCTCACCTCGAGGCTGTAAACCCGGTGGTCGAGGGTATCGTGCGCGCCAAGCTGGACCGCACCGACTCTGTCATCAACAACAGCTTCCCGGTTCTTCCGGTTGTTATCCACGGCGATGCTGCTTTTGCAGGCCAGGGCGTAGTGCCTGAGGTACTGAATATGTCTCAGTTGCGTGGATACAAAACTGGCGGAACCATCAACATCGTCATCAACAACCAGGTTGGTTTCACCACTCCTCCGGGTGAGTCTCGCTCTACCGTCTACGCAACCGACGTTGCGAAGGGTATCCAGGCGCCAATTTTCCATGTAAACGGCGATGACCCTGAAGCAGTAGTCCGCGTTGCACGTCTAGCTTTTGAGTTCCGCCAGGAATTCAAAAAAGATGTCGTTCTAGACATCATTTGCTACCGTCGCCGTGGTCACAACGAGGGCGATGACCCATCGATGACCCAGCCTTTGATGTACAACCTGATCGAGGCCAAGCGTTCAGTACGCACCCTCTACCTAGAGTCACTTGTTGGCCGCGGAGATATCACTCACGAAGAGTTTGAAGCTGCAAACGCTGGCTTCCAGACCCGCCTTGAGAATGCATTCGTCGAGGTTCACGAGGCCATGATCGCTGCACCGGCTCTGCCGTCGCGCCCAGTTGGCATCGGTACCACCGCAAGCGACCAGACCGGAGTTGCGCAGGCCACTGCAATTTCACGCGCGGTTGTTGAGCAAATCGGTGATGCCCACAACAACCAGCCACCGGGCTTCCACGTGCATCCTAAGCTTCAGCAGCTGCTGACCAAGCGTGTTGAGATGAGCCGCGAAGGCGGCATCGACTGGGGCTTCGGCGAGCTACTAGCTCTAGGCTCGTTGCTTATCGAAGGCAAAACCGTTCGCATGGCCGGCCAGGACAGTCGACGCGGCACCTTTGTTCAGCGTCACGCTGTGTTCCACGATCGCGAAAACGGTCAAGAGTGGATGCCACTTCGCAACCTGTCTGCTGACCAAGCCAAGTTCTACATCTATGACTCACTGCTTAGCGAATACGCGGCCATGGGTTACGAATACGGCTATGCAGTTGAAAACAAGGATGCACTTGTTCTATGGGAAGCACAGTTTGGTGACTTTGCCAACGGCGCGCAGACCATCATCGATGAATTCATTTCATCAGCCGAGCAGAAATGGAACCAGCACTCCGGTGTAGTTCTGTTGCTGCCTCACGGCTACGAAGGCCAGGGCCCAGACCACTCATCAGCCCGAATCGAGCGCTACCTACAGTTGTGTGCTGAAAACAACATGACTGTTGCTCAGCCTTCGACTCCGGCATCTCACTTCCACCTCCTTCGTCGCCAGGCTTACTCGACTCCGAAGCGCCCACTGATTGTGTTCACTCCGAAGTCAATGTTGCGTTTGAAGTCAGCAGCATCGTCTGTTGAGGACTTCACCAATGGAACCTTCCAGCCGGTAATTGATGACCAGCAGGGTCTCGACAGAAACGCAGTAAAGCGAGTGCTGTTCTGTTCAGGCAAGATCTACTGGGACCTATTGGCAGAGGCTCAAAAGCGCAACGATGGCACCACCGCAATCGTTCGTGTTGAGCAGCTCTACCCAACCCCGGTTGATGAAATCAAGGCGACCTACGCACAGTATCCAAATGCAGAATTGGTTTGGGTACAGGATGAGCCGGCTAACCAGGGACCATGGACCTACATCGGTCTATTCTTGCCTCGTTACATGGATGGCAAGGTAGCCAAGTTGGTTTCACGCCCAGCTAGCGCATCGCCAGCAACCGGTTCTGCAAAGCGCCACGCTGTTGAGCAAGCTGACCTTATTGCCAGAGCGTTCTCGATCTAA
- a CDS encoding GDSL-type esterase/lipase family protein, with amino-acid sequence MLQEPRKDIRIVILGDSIISAAGDPKGMGWVGRVTSKTPANSPRVDIFALPAPDETTSKLSERWAQEVQRRFSDQTENRLVIALNNLDPAAGISISRSRLNIATIVDEAKRAGIESFLVGPTPHRNPELNSEIEHLASGFEDVASRRGIPFVDCFRPLVEHEGWNQEIANTEHGLPGQIGHGLIAWLVLNRGWYEWLGLPEPE; translated from the coding sequence ATGCTGCAGGAGCCGCGTAAAGACATCAGAATCGTCATTCTTGGCGACTCGATAATTTCCGCTGCCGGCGACCCTAAGGGAATGGGGTGGGTTGGTCGCGTAACGTCCAAAACTCCAGCCAATTCGCCAAGGGTTGACATCTTTGCTTTGCCAGCCCCAGACGAAACAACCAGCAAGCTATCTGAGCGTTGGGCTCAGGAAGTTCAACGCCGGTTTAGCGACCAGACCGAAAACCGCCTGGTTATTGCGCTCAACAATTTGGATCCAGCCGCAGGTATTTCAATCTCACGCAGCCGCCTCAACATCGCAACTATCGTTGACGAGGCCAAGCGCGCAGGTATTGAGTCGTTCCTGGTTGGCCCAACGCCTCACCGCAACCCTGAGTTGAATTCCGAGATTGAGCACCTAGCCTCTGGATTTGAGGACGTTGCTTCAAGACGCGGCATCCCGTTTGTTGATTGCTTTAGACCGCTCGTTGAGCACGAGGGTTGGAATCAAGAAATTGCCAACACCGAACACGGATTACCAGGGCAAATCGGTCACGGATTGATCGCCTGGCTTGTGTTAAACCGTGGCTGGTACGAGTGGCTTGGGCTTCCAGAGCCAGAATAA
- the rsgA gene encoding ribosome small subunit-dependent GTPase A, which yields MSWLYEPDPGQNDLDETDVRVRPNPKGNKPRTKKRPEHKEAPIGLVLGVDVGRYRVLLESEDRIINATLGKELRKQGAAVGDRVALAGDISTTEGALARIVRIEPRTSLLRRSADDSDVVERVIVANATQMAIVVAIANPEPRTRLIDRYLAAAYDAGLRPILVITKTDLANPDEFLANFAGLSIPVVLNRSDAPALPALRELLTGQTTVFVGHSGVGKSTLVNALAPHAQRATGGVNIVTGRGRHTSSSVRAIRLDENFGEGWIIDTPGVRSFGLGHVKPENLLRSFEDLWAVIETCPRDCNHTSEAPDCALDDAIAAGTLGPSGEGRVDSLRRLITSLANHSEKPGE from the coding sequence TTGAGTTGGCTTTATGAGCCAGATCCGGGTCAAAACGATCTAGACGAAACCGATGTGCGTGTGCGCCCAAACCCAAAGGGCAACAAGCCTAGAACCAAGAAACGCCCTGAGCACAAAGAGGCGCCAATCGGCTTGGTATTGGGCGTGGACGTCGGGCGCTATCGGGTGCTCCTCGAGTCTGAGGACCGAATCATTAATGCCACCTTGGGCAAGGAATTACGCAAACAAGGTGCCGCTGTAGGCGACCGTGTAGCGCTTGCCGGCGACATCTCCACTACCGAGGGCGCGTTGGCACGAATCGTGCGAATCGAACCTCGCACTTCGCTGCTGCGTCGCAGCGCCGACGATTCTGACGTAGTCGAGCGGGTAATTGTTGCCAACGCCACCCAAATGGCCATTGTGGTTGCGATTGCCAACCCAGAGCCAAGAACCCGACTGATAGACCGTTATCTTGCGGCTGCCTACGACGCTGGTCTAAGACCAATTTTGGTAATCACCAAAACCGACCTGGCCAACCCAGATGAGTTCCTGGCTAACTTTGCCGGACTAAGTATTCCGGTAGTGCTCAACCGCTCTGATGCACCGGCTCTACCGGCGCTGCGCGAGTTACTGACTGGCCAAACCACCGTGTTTGTTGGGCATTCTGGCGTTGGAAAATCGACTTTGGTAAACGCCCTGGCACCGCATGCGCAGCGTGCAACCGGCGGAGTAAACATTGTGACTGGTCGTGGCCGCCACACGTCTTCATCGGTGCGGGCCATCCGCTTGGATGAAAACTTCGGCGAAGGTTGGATCATCGACACCCCTGGTGTTCGTTCATTTGGTTTGGGGCATGTGAAACCTGAAAACCTATTGCGTTCATTTGAGGACCTTTGGGCAGTGATTGAGACCTGTCCGCGCGACTGCAACCACACATCCGAAGCCCCAGATTGCGCCCTCGACGATGCCATCGCGGCAGGAACTCTTGGACCTAGCGGTGAGGGACGAGTCGATTCGCTCCGCCGCTTGATTACATCGCTGGCAAACCACAGCGAAAAGCCCGGCGAATAG
- a CDS encoding inositol monophosphatase family protein, protein MTFSSDLDLALAIADLADSIALERFRALDLKVETKPDRSPVTDADQAVERAIKALLVEKAPSDALIGEEYGSADGTTNRTWIIDPIDGTANYLRGVPVWATLIALAIDGKPTVSVVSAPAMGRRWWAAPDIGAWTRDIDGSTRQLAVSGISDFKNASISYNNLQLWDQSGRLPQLLELSRKLWRTRAYGDFWSYMLLAEGALEIVAEHDLKIYDIAALVPIVELAGGKFSDLDGSLNAASSSVLATNGKLHSATTEALRA, encoded by the coding sequence ATGACCTTTTCTTCTGACCTCGACCTAGCTCTGGCAATTGCTGACCTTGCAGATTCAATTGCACTCGAGCGCTTTCGGGCCTTGGACCTTAAGGTTGAAACTAAACCGGATCGCAGCCCGGTAACCGACGCTGACCAAGCGGTAGAGCGCGCCATCAAAGCCCTACTGGTCGAGAAGGCGCCTTCTGACGCACTTATTGGCGAGGAGTATGGAAGCGCCGACGGCACCACCAACCGCACTTGGATCATTGACCCGATTGATGGAACCGCGAACTACCTGCGCGGTGTTCCAGTTTGGGCGACTCTGATTGCCCTGGCCATCGATGGCAAACCAACTGTAAGTGTGGTTTCAGCCCCTGCAATGGGAAGACGTTGGTGGGCTGCCCCAGACATCGGTGCTTGGACGCGAGACATCGATGGATCAACTCGACAGTTGGCCGTGTCTGGAATTTCTGATTTCAAAAACGCCTCAATCAGCTACAACAACCTGCAGCTGTGGGACCAATCAGGGCGATTGCCGCAACTCCTGGAGCTAAGCCGCAAACTATGGAGAACCCGTGCGTACGGTGACTTCTGGAGCTACATGCTGCTGGCTGAAGGCGCCTTAGAAATTGTTGCCGAGCACGACCTCAAGATTTACGACATTGCCGCCTTAGTGCCAATCGTGGAGCTAGCTGGCGGCAAATTCAGCGACTTGGATGGTTCGCTGAACGCAGCATCATCAAGCGTGCTGGCAACCAATGGAAAACTGCACTCTGCAACCACCGAGGCGCTCCGAGCCTAA
- a CDS encoding GntR family transcriptional regulator: MNQQENILPLSVFMDLDRSGPIPLYFQVAQKIEAAIMSGQLAAGSRLENEVSLGERLGLSRPTVRRAIQDLVDKGLLVRRRGIGTQVVHGQVTRGVELTSLYEDLSRSGQKPSTKILDYKLTKADAKIAEKLNVAVGSPVLYVKRLRSADKVAVSILENWLPAEFTDITEADLNEHGLYQILRLRGVTIRVAKQRIGARKANQAEATALDIEKNAALLTMDRTAYDNSGHAVEFGHHCYRPDLYSFEVTLVEK, translated from the coding sequence ATGAACCAGCAGGAGAACATTCTTCCCCTATCCGTTTTCATGGATCTTGACCGTTCGGGACCGATTCCTCTCTACTTCCAGGTAGCCCAAAAAATCGAAGCTGCCATCATGAGTGGCCAGCTAGCGGCTGGTTCACGTCTTGAAAACGAGGTATCCCTAGGCGAGCGACTGGGGCTAAGCCGCCCTACTGTTCGCCGCGCGATTCAGGACCTAGTCGATAAGGGACTTTTGGTTCGCCGTCGTGGAATCGGAACCCAGGTGGTTCACGGTCAAGTAACTCGAGGCGTTGAGCTTACCTCCCTCTACGAGGACCTGAGCCGAAGCGGACAGAAGCCTTCGACCAAAATTCTTGACTATAAACTCACCAAGGCCGACGCCAAAATTGCCGAGAAACTAAACGTTGCCGTAGGCTCACCGGTGCTTTACGTCAAACGTCTACGCTCGGCAGATAAAGTTGCGGTGTCAATTCTCGAAAACTGGCTGCCAGCCGAATTCACCGACATCACCGAGGCCGACCTGAACGAACACGGTCTATACCAAATCCTTCGCCTACGCGGCGTGACCATCCGGGTTGCTAAACAGAGAATTGGTGCGCGTAAGGCAAACCAGGCTGAGGCAACCGCACTCGACATTGAGAAGAATGCAGCATTGCTAACCATGGACCGCACCGCCTATGACAACTCTGGCCACGCTGTTGAATTTGGTCACCACTGCTACCGCCCAGATCTCTACTCATTCGAAGTAACCCTGGTTGAAAAATAG
- the rsrA gene encoding mycothiol system anti-sigma-R factor, with product MSNFDCQETKRHVHEYLHNELSGQDIDDITAHLANCDSCETDYDLENLINGVIKGACDEAPPAELAQRVMSRIRDIQNGAAH from the coding sequence ATGTCTAACTTCGATTGCCAAGAAACCAAGCGCCACGTGCACGAGTACCTGCACAACGAACTGAGTGGCCAGGACATCGATGACATTACTGCTCACCTCGCAAACTGCGATAGTTGTGAGACTGACTACGACCTTGAGAACCTGATCAACGGTGTTATTAAGGGCGCCTGCGATGAAGCCCCGCCTGCCGAACTTGCCCAGCGCGTGATGTCGCGCATCCGTGATATTCAGAATGGTGCGGCTCACTAA
- the aroA gene encoding 3-phosphoshikimate 1-carboxyvinyltransferase: MTSNQNSQPWHAPVASAPLDAAVALPGSKSLNNRELVLSALASEPTLLTGTLASRDSTLMIEALRQLGTEIEVREDGSILVTPKPLNNPADIDCGLAGTVMRFVPPAALLSNQTVVFDGDEAARRRPMSTTIDSLRALGVSVSDEGKGSLPFTVHGTGTVAGGEVTIDASASSQFVSGLLLAAARFENGLVLRHVGEHLPSMPHIEMTLDCLTKRGVKVSTPEPAVWKVEPGLISGGSVAIEPDLSNAGPFLAAAMVAGGSVFIQGWPDSTTQVGDEFDGILQQMGAEIVRENGGLTITGTGAIHGIDIDLSIGGELTPVIAALAALADSPTVIRGVAHLRGHETDRLAALAAEINRIGGIARETPDGLEIDPSGNLHGAIWQTYEDHRMATAGAIIGLRVPGIQIEDITTTSKTMPNFASMWQGMLGQNNWQIQLGEDA; encoded by the coding sequence ATGACTTCTAACCAAAATTCCCAGCCTTGGCACGCTCCTGTTGCCTCGGCGCCACTCGATGCAGCGGTGGCCCTACCTGGTTCAAAGTCACTAAATAATCGCGAGCTTGTGCTTTCTGCACTGGCCTCCGAACCAACTCTTCTAACCGGCACCTTGGCATCTCGCGACAGCACACTGATGATCGAGGCGCTTCGCCAGCTGGGTACTGAGATCGAAGTCCGTGAAGACGGGTCTATTTTGGTTACCCCAAAACCGTTAAACAACCCAGCGGATATTGACTGCGGCCTGGCCGGTACCGTGATGCGGTTTGTTCCGCCGGCTGCGCTGCTAAGCAATCAAACGGTAGTTTTCGACGGCGATGAAGCTGCACGCCGCCGCCCTATGAGCACAACCATCGATAGCTTGCGTGCGCTGGGTGTATCGGTGTCAGATGAGGGTAAGGGCTCATTACCCTTCACGGTTCACGGCACCGGCACGGTAGCGGGAGGCGAGGTCACCATTGATGCCTCTGCTTCAAGTCAGTTTGTCTCAGGGCTTCTTCTTGCCGCCGCCAGATTCGAGAATGGCCTAGTGCTGCGTCACGTTGGCGAGCACCTGCCGTCAATGCCCCACATCGAAATGACCCTCGATTGCCTCACCAAGCGCGGCGTTAAGGTTTCAACCCCAGAACCAGCTGTCTGGAAGGTCGAGCCGGGTTTGATTAGCGGCGGTTCAGTAGCAATTGAGCCAGACCTTTCTAATGCTGGTCCTTTCCTTGCCGCAGCGATGGTTGCCGGCGGCTCGGTATTCATTCAGGGCTGGCCAGATTCCACGACTCAGGTCGGCGACGAATTTGATGGCATTCTTCAGCAGATGGGCGCAGAGATTGTCCGTGAAAATGGTGGCCTAACCATCACCGGCACTGGCGCGATTCACGGAATCGACATTGATCTTTCTATCGGCGGCGAACTCACCCCGGTGATTGCTGCGCTGGCGGCTCTCGCTGATAGCCCAACCGTGATTCGCGGCGTGGCACACCTTCGCGGTCACGAGACCGACCGCTTGGCGGCGCTGGCAGCCGAAATCAACCGCATCGGTGGAATCGCACGCGAGACCCCTGACGGTCTAGAAATTGACCCGAGCGGTAACCTTCACGGTGCCATTTGGCAGACCTATGAGGACCACCGAATGGCGACTGCCGGAGCAATTATTGGACTTCGGGTTCCTGGAATCCAGATTGAAGACATCACGACAACTTCAAAGACAATGCCAAACTTTGCCTCAATGTGGCAAGGCATGCTTGGCCAGAACAACTGGCAGATTCAGCTTGGTGAAGACGCTTGA